In Candidatus Zixiibacteriota bacterium, one DNA window encodes the following:
- a CDS encoding NAD+ synthase codes for MKLLLAQLNPVVGDITGNIELITTTAAKWQGKTDLVVFSELFLAGYPPRDLLAEPWFVDKVQAGVARLIDRSRTFPDTGILFGAPIPNATGAGHGLHNSALLVQNGHLLFTQHKSLLPTYDVFDEDRYFDPARSISVTTFKDIRLGISVCEDAWNDLELWHRRMYPFDPITELARQGAQLLVNISASPFFLGKEAIRYRLIQNHARNHGLPFLFVNQVGGNDDLIFDGRSMVFDGRGEPIAILPSFHCQESLIDTNAVGSPANFHEQTRMQSLYDALVLGTGDYMRKCGFKKAVIGLSGGIDSAIVACVAVSAIGKENVLGVAMPSMYSASISTNLARKLAENLGIEFRVIPITDLYNSYLKQLKPELNRAPGSEGTTFENLQARIRGNILMSFSNQFGSMVLSTGNKSEFATGYCTLYGDMAGGLAIISDVPKTMIYELARYINREKEIIPDGIITRPPTAELKPNQTDQDTLPEYAVLDAILHEYIEQHRSSEQIVAKGFDRATVDWVIKTVNRNEYKRRQAAPGLKVTTRAFGVGRRMPLAAKPDP; via the coding sequence ATGAAACTGCTGCTGGCACAGCTTAATCCCGTCGTCGGGGATATTACCGGTAACATAGAACTGATCACCACAACTGCCGCCAAATGGCAGGGGAAAACCGATCTGGTGGTTTTCTCGGAACTGTTTCTTGCCGGCTATCCCCCGCGCGACCTGTTGGCCGAACCCTGGTTCGTTGACAAAGTGCAGGCTGGCGTCGCCCGGTTGATCGACCGCAGCCGGACGTTCCCTGACACAGGAATACTCTTCGGCGCGCCGATTCCCAATGCCACGGGCGCCGGGCATGGCCTGCACAACTCAGCGCTCCTGGTACAGAACGGACACCTCCTGTTCACCCAGCACAAATCGCTGCTCCCCACCTATGATGTTTTCGATGAGGACCGCTATTTCGACCCGGCGCGAAGTATCAGCGTGACGACCTTCAAAGACATCAGGCTTGGCATCTCTGTCTGCGAAGATGCCTGGAATGATCTGGAACTCTGGCACCGCCGGATGTACCCATTCGATCCCATTACCGAGTTGGCGCGGCAGGGGGCACAACTCCTGGTCAACATCTCTGCATCGCCGTTCTTTCTTGGCAAGGAGGCGATCCGATACCGGCTCATTCAGAACCATGCCCGTAACCATGGCCTGCCCTTCCTGTTTGTGAATCAGGTGGGCGGCAACGACGATCTGATTTTCGATGGCCGCAGCATGGTGTTTGACGGCCGCGGCGAGCCGATTGCGATTCTTCCCTCGTTTCACTGCCAGGAGTCGCTCATCGATACCAACGCTGTTGGAAGTCCCGCCAATTTCCATGAGCAGACTCGCATGCAGTCGCTGTACGATGCTCTGGTTCTCGGCACCGGCGATTACATGCGAAAATGCGGTTTCAAAAAAGCTGTGATCGGGCTGTCCGGAGGGATCGACTCTGCCATTGTCGCCTGCGTCGCCGTTTCGGCGATCGGCAAAGAGAATGTACTCGGCGTGGCTATGCCCTCCATGTACTCGGCCTCCATCAGCACCAACCTTGCGCGGAAACTCGCGGAAAATCTGGGGATCGAATTCCGGGTGATTCCCATAACCGACCTGTACAACAGCTATCTGAAACAACTGAAACCGGAATTGAACAGAGCGCCCGGCTCCGAGGGCACCACCTTTGAGAATCTTCAGGCTCGCATTCGCGGCAACATCCTCATGTCCTTTTCCAATCAATTCGGCTCAATGGTTCTTTCGACCGGCAATAAAAGCGAATTCGCCACCGGCTACTGCACGCTCTACGGTGATATGGCGGGCGGGCTGGCAATTATCTCCGATGTCCCCAAAACCATGATTTACGAGCTGGCGCGGTATATCAACCGGGAGAAAGAGATTATCCCCGACGGCATTATCACTCGCCCTCCGACCGCCGAGCTAAAACCCAACCAGACCGATCAGGACACCTTGCCCGAATATGCGGTTCTTGATGCCATCTTACATGAGTATATCGAACAACATCGATCCTCGGAGCAGATCGTGGCGAAAGGATTTGACCGCGCGACTGTTGACTGGGTCATCAAGACTGTCAACCGGAACGAATACAAACGCCGCCAAGCCGCGCCGGGTCTCAAGGTGACCACGCGTGCCTTCGGTGTCGGCCGCCGCATGCCCTTGGCCGCCAAACCGGACCCGTGA